One Apis cerana isolate GH-2021 linkage group LG16, AcerK_1.0, whole genome shotgun sequence DNA segment encodes these proteins:
- the LOC108000357 gene encoding uncharacterized protein LOC108000357 isoform X1, with protein sequence MVVGEASIHNIMGGMESTGGVRLHNHKRKLKQRFDIIKKLGQGTYGKVQLGINKETGQEVAIKTIKKCKIETEADLIRIRREIQIMSSVQHPNIIHIYEVFENREKMVLVMEYAAGGELYDYLSERKVLTEHEARRIFRQIATAVFYCHKHKICHRDLKLENILLDQIGNAKIADFGLSNVFDEQRLLNTFCGSPLYASPEIVKGTPYHGPEVDCWSLGVLLYTLVYGAMPFDGSNFKRLVKQISQSDYFEPKKPSPASPLIKDMLTVCPGRRADIERICTHWWVNEGYEQNCLDIAEELAAQTPVRLDLLLSLVPQSASAEKLVIGDQQSTGDVPNNVSSETLVPTRCHSVGSLMELDQSSSDRRIRRELLEEEPRTAPIGGDAKRKLETTPSMDETAAADAKRKERSRRKEKRDEPEPRMYKSASRHHSAPIPNSITEEAMEVDPMVTVPISKTVDLNKIESTAACLELIKECSERSPSKERSKTPVVFEEEQPLQDASRQILPEDRIINDRSCDDEYSKNECRGKSMDDGHRDEIMSKPSETMNLAFNQTNISAPSKLEVSNEKVIGNERFDKISSVSQDDAINLEATQREFKKLKEKALSLDSELCNEVQREVPAKTFERRRSKIFETAEKFNQMASSVESEKPKKIFIPGVNVGGAKRVFERKASLSSITTPPPMKHTASKMIIDVPSTTDTKRNENSSDKSKQTRNENEEVEMEGEEKKKEEAKKRAVDIISGAIGKPPMQRRINGSPPVSPSSQEPKKISSKVSSKVGTNDLRSTTESMPNVETNFSFDEKTVDANRGATGSTASEAFDNDEEQEEPKMSSKMEITLKSATLPRPRKTSKAEISMTGSKSSGAESPFAFKSELEAKIDAFQPQKLRTQRSEVAFPVAAAVPQTNRSSSLEPETRPRNIAPKERIIPIQMEADNQQSSQSTSPPSKLPPMPQRSVSQRSGSLSRQSTADSDTDSALGSTVGPEPIRKSPREYIIPIAVEGGGYVTPRSGSVEPETKTGSSSTSTNVPRSRFGRPRRMSSLLSDASEDESPFSSLHRDSEDLLQRHMHRLRSSRPTRQPSEHADSLSSGEDDDDDGFELLTAENLFSTLLSRVRSLTQRLNVDDNRTTGFPSSRLFGRLGSNSSQAFWGLNKPLSSYQTYVETRTVTTRLSESQFRHSLSREGDIFSRKDSVNSSNPGTPNSPGSHVPSRETVFDIGSNTLPRDKVAREGIEAESIRVRKEPQDPLEQSFTPSLARRLSRNLIEQTRRSLTRSPSISREARAQSAERDLVPLNSLDTSDLTDRSVSTISDQTEYKDRSANRRAIRRTNSLLDPSTEREKSRNSARRSVLNLFDDDDVDHCSSLLSTFPRETMVHTLGRWYKETSGSRSNTGKLRKDSFRCYRTEKIQEETADDTFIDRKENNMDTGSVSESTSACDSNANPLDATSSLSTKSEYETSPTESSSNIIDYKSVYKSDPSRNFEDRMLAAENLIKESKLKNLRSADNLSSSYRDTDKCEKRSLISIGEASGSSTVSKRRSCIPSLRLRSGSLTREPCIDRRKSYADSQDVASLVVRALGPEKSLLSKFFKTNGNRLENETNDKEKETEKENQQKSKQRRISRFLRPDFFDTPREESRYAKEKEAQKAAENERRKSRFIRRKNENKAAPQAVGMKTTAATTSREGSVDREKKREKELKNEINLLRRDRGSREKEDPHEEKKSADSSDKNTRNGFLHSLEKKLERLRSNDEQQEEKTIMEKPVATNKEEMGKEISRERSAPPIDHPSSNSDNTAMRANSAEDLSRKKLNQNSSKSKVSSVLGLFKTGDTNKIINGTRSQTAILTKLKKSPPKLVKSDVISNEDATVPLTTSKIPTKLSNTDFKIKNGNAKKNGDAKKMEKLEKTVCSTMSESSKRFSLKERSKQEKTSACKERSASREKEFGGEKLMNQEMETDTREKLNNDEKESVEKKLTSKMKKTNRSSLENGSSMEQSKSEDTDKKTKKLIKKTSETSESNDSNGVKKKKIVRVVKKVTKKSNNDTSADADKNLDEKEKSGKSRVKKKIESKIGTSITKNVIDKTKENSGIEPKDKSGEKISAIGDRTNSGDETMATETKSDQSKGQESQQRANRSNLKLDLSKIPQHSFRNVTPKKDSPKSDAPKNSVDSPKSNEDLSGKLMECLSKVTHHANITGNKIIVDKPLRAKDVAELKKEVTECAKIIESHAESMTVSNTESENPPEGTPIEEEIKEKESKSTDYPNELFSPMDEPESFDSWSVSSAEMSHARPDLHSPTSPSHSLFTRNDKSDNSESIIDRIRRRSFYSRFNDRRRPSLTAPPPGVNLPSCATLPRKFSFSGHREQRDRSRYGIGYTGLATVSKPTLKHTTEKSYGLYTEDGVAIGRNRSLDRGIRYSDAGYVTDLKSPTEHVSVLSSSYDPVRRYLRSPTFDLSTSRSRYHSADFSADADVIYKPSLSGLSNDSGIDNHVYIGLGYSSLPRKYGISEPKTIEYYEELLSPSTTDYLPARRSPISNEYSNKCENGYYNGNLDTFSRQLEQSNVMKRKPSSENAKTLEVSESGASSSPISCDEQSTEQKRSKSECTPEVKCLHSTCTEQMTSCANDHS encoded by the exons ATGGTTGTGGGAGAGGCAAGCATACACAACATAATGGGAGGAATGGAGAGTACGGGTGGGGTGCGACTTCACAATCACAAACGGAAGTTGAAGCAGAG gTTTGACATCATCAAAAAGCTTGGTCAAGGTACTTACGGTAAAGTTCAATTGGGAATCAACAAAGAGACGGGACAAGAGGTGGCAATAAAgactataaaaaaatgcaagaTAGAAACGGAAGCCGATTTGATCAGGATACGAAGAGAGATTCAGATAATGTCGAGTGTACAACATCCAAATATTATTCACATATACGAAG TCTtcgaaaatagagaaaagatGGTGCTGGTGATGGAATACGCGGCCGGTGGCGAGCTCTACGATTATTTAAGTGAGCGTAAAGTATTGACAGAACACGAAGCAAGACGAATATTTCGACAAATAGCCACCGCCGTTTTCTACTgtcataaacataaaatttgccATAGAGATTTGAAACTCGAAAACATTTTGCTAGATCAGATTGGAAATGCAAAAATCGCGGATTTTGGCTTATCAAACGTGTTCGATGAGCAACGATTATTGAACACGTTCTGCGGTAGTCCACTCTATGCCAGTCCCGAAATCGTTAAGGGTACTCCTTATCACGGTCCTGAAGTTGATTGCTGGAGCTTGGGTGTTCTTCTTTATACTTTAGTTTACGGTGCCATGCCCTTTGACGGGTCTAATTTCAAACGACTAGTCAAACAGATCTCACAGTCAGATTATTTCGAGCCTAAGAAACCATCGC ctgcTTCTCCTCTTATCAAAGACATGCTGACTGTTTGTCCTGGCAGGAGAGCAGACATCGAAAGGATTTGTACCCATTGGTGGGTAAATGAAGGATATGAACAGAATTGTCTGGATATTGCTGAAGAGTTGGCGGCTCAGACTCCCGTTCGATTGGATTTGCTACTCTCTCTGGTACCACAGTCGGCAAGTGCAGAGAAATTGGTCATAGGCGATCAACAATCAACCGGGGATGTTCCAAATAACGTGTCTTCCGAAACTCTAGTACCTACCAGATGTCATTCTGTTGGAAGCTTAATGGAATTAGATCAGAGTAGTTCCGATAGGAGGATAAGAAGAGAATTACTCGAAGAGGAGCCGAGAACTGCTCCGATCGGTGGAGATGCCAAGAGAAAATTAGAGACAACGCCGTCTATGGATGAAACAGCTGCCGCTGATGCGAAGAGAAAAGAACGATctcgaagaaaagagaaacgggATGAACCGGAACCTAGAATGTATAAGTCTGCGTCAAG GCACCATTCGGCGCCAATTCCAAATTCGATCACGGAGGAAGCTATGGAGGTAGATCCTATGGTAACTGTTCCTATCAGCAAGACTGTCGacttgaataaaatagaatctaCAGCTGCTTGTTTAGAATTGATTAAAGAATGTAGCGAAAGATCTCCGAGCAAAGAGCGAAGCAAAACACCGGTGGTTTTCGAAGAGGAGCAGCCACTCCAAGATGCGTCACGGCAAATTTTACCAGAAGATCGAATTATTAACGATCGCAGCTGTGACGACGAGTACTCGAAGAATGAATGTCGAGGGAAATCGATGGACGATGGACATCGCGACGAAATTATGTCGAAACCTTCAGAAACGATGAACCTCGCGTTCAATCAGACGAATATATCCGCACCTTCCAAGCTCGAAGTATCGAACGAAAAAGTAATTGGAAATGAgagatttgataaaatatcatcCGTTAGTCAGGACGATGCGATCAATCTTGAGGCAACTCaacgagaatttaaaaaacttaaagaAAAAGCACTCTCTCTTGACTCGGAGCTCTGTAACGAGGTACAGAGAGAAGTTCCTGCGAAGACGTTCGAGAGGAGGCGTTccaaaatattcgaaactgCGGAGAAGTTTAATCAAATGGCATCAAGCGTGGAAAGTGAAAAGCCTAAGAAAATCTTCATACCGGGTGTGAATGTTGGAGGAGCAAAGCGCGTATTCGAGAGAAAAGCTAGCCTCTCTTCGATAACCACGCCTCCACCTATGAAGCACACCGCATCGAAAATGATTATCGACGTTCCGTCTACGACGGAtacgaaaagaaatgaaaattcgagCGACAAGTCGAAGCAAACGCGAAACGAGAATGAGGAAGTGGAGATggagggagaagaaaagaagaaggaggaggccAAGAAACGAGCCGTCGATATAATAAGTGGTGCTATTGGAAAACCACCTATGCAAAGGAGAATAAACGGTTCTCCGCCGGTATCCCCATCGAGTCAGGaaccaaagaaaatttcatcaaaagtaTCGTCGAAGGTTGGAACGAATGATTTGCGTTCAACGACAGAATCTATGCCAAAtgttgaaacgaatttttcgttcgatGAAAAAACGGTGGATGCTAACAGAGGAGCCACA ggTTCCACTGCGTCTGAGGCGTTCGATAACGACGAAGAGCAAGAAGAACCAAAAATGTCCAGCAAGATGGAAATTACTCTGAAAAGCGCGACTTTACCCAGACCGCGAAAGACGAGCAAAGCCGAGATTTCTATGACGGGTTCGAAATCTTCCGGGGCTGAATCTCCCTTCGCATTCAAATCTGAACTCGAGGCCAAGATCGATGCGTTCCAACCGCAAAAACTGCGAACGCAACGATCCGAAGTTGCTTTTCCTGTTGCGGCCGCGGTACCACAAACCAATAGAAGTTCGAGTTTGGAACCCGAAACCAGACCAAGAAACATTGCgccgaaagaaagaataattccgATCCAG ATGGAAGCGGATAATCAACAATCGTCACAATCAACCTCACCACCGTCGAAATTACCGCCGATGCCTCAACGATCAGTTTCACAGCGATCTGGTTCGTTATCTCGTCAATCGACCGCGGACTCGGATACTGACAGCGCTCTCGGATCTACCGTTGGACCTGAGCCAATCCGAAAGAGTCCTCGAGAGTACATTATTCCCATTGCCGTAGAAGGCGGTGGATATGTTACCCCCAGGTCTGGTAGCGTTGAACCTGAAACCAAAACTGGTAGTTCGTCTACCAGCACAAACGTTCCCCGATCAAGGTTTGGCAGACCTCGAAGAATGAGTTCTCTTCTCTCGGATGCCAGTGAGGACGAATCACCGTTCTCCTCGTTACACAG gGACAGCGAAGACCTCTTACAACGACATATGCATCGGTTAAGAAGCTCTCGACCTACGAGACAACCATCAGAACACGCAGACAGTTTATCTTCTGGCGAAGATGACGATGACGAtggatttgaattattaactgccgaaaatttattttccactcTATTGTCCAGAGTGCGAAGCTTGACACAAAGATTGAACGTTGATGACAACCGTACCACCGGTTTTCCAAGTTCCCGATTGTTCGGAAGATTAGGATCTAATTCCTCGCAAGCTTTCTGGGGTCTGAATAAACCATTATCAAG CTACCAGACATATGTCGAAACGAGGACCGTGACTAC GCGACTGTCGGAGTCTCAATTCAGGCATTCGCTCAGTCGGGAAGGTGATATATTCTCGAGAAAAGATTCTGTAAACTCATCAAACCCGGGAACTCCAAATAGTCCAGGATCACACGTTCCTTCGAGGGAAACAGTGTTCGATATCGGCAGTAACACTTTACCAAGAG ATAAAGTAGCACGCGAAGGCATAGAAGCGGAATCGATACGAGTCAGAAAAGAACCGCAAGATCCGTTAGAACAAAGCTTCACGCCAAGTTTGGCTCGACGATTGAGCAGAAACTTGATCGAACAAACCAGACGTTCGTTGACGAGATCGCCATCTATATCGCGCGAAGCGCGAGCTCAATCAGCCGAAAGGGATCTAGTTCCATTGAATTCCTTGGATACGTCCGATCTCACGGACCGATCCGTCTCTACCATTTCCGATCAAACCGAATATAAAGATCGGTCGGCCAATCGTCGAGCCATTAGAAGAACAAATAGTTTGTTGGATCCATCCACTGAAAGAGAGAAATCACGAAACTCGGCTCGTCGATCCGTTCTCAATCTCTTCGATGACGATGATGTCGATCATTGTTCCTCTTTGCTCTCGACATTCCCCAGGGAAACTATGGTTCATACTCTGGGCAGATGGTACAAGGAAACGAGCGGTAGCCGATCTAATACGGGAAAACTTCGAAAGGACAGCTTTCGTTGTTATCGTACAGAAAAGATTCAAGAAGAAACCGCGGATGATACGTTCATAGACAGAAAAGAGAACAATATGGATACCGGTTCGGTGTCAGAGTCCACTTCGGCCTGCGACTCGAACGCAAACCCGTTGGACGCGACATCTAGCTTATCCACTAAGTCGGAATATGAAACGTCACCGACCGAGTCTTCCTCCAATATAATCGACTACAAATCCGTGTATAAGTCGGATCCATCGAGAAACTTCGAGGATAGAATGCTGGCCGcggagaatttaattaaagaatcaaaACTAAAGAATCTGAGGTCGGCCGATAATCTCAGTTCCAGCTATCGAGACACGGACAAATGCGAGAAACGTTCATTGATCTCGATCGGTGAAGCAAGCGGATCTTCGACCGTCTCGAAACGACGAAGCTGTATACCCAGCTTGAGATTGCGATCCGGTTCGTTGACTAGAGAACCGTGCATCGATCGTCGGAAATCGTACGCTGACTCGCAGGATGTTGCGAGTCTTGTCGTGCGTGCTCTTGGCCCAGAAAAATCATTGCTCAGCAAGTTTTTCAAAACGAATGGAAACAGGTTGGAAAACGAGACGAacgacaaagaaaaagaaacggagaAAGAAAACCAGCAAAAGTCGAAGCAACGTCGGATATCGCGATTCCTGCGCCCAGATTTCTTCGATACCCCCAGAGAGGAAAGTCGGTATGCGAAAGAGAAGGAAGCGCAAAAAGCGGCGGAAAACGAGCGTCGCAAGTCTCGATTTATTCGACgtaaaaatgagaataaagCAGCGCCACAAGCGGTAGGAATGAAGACTACGGCTGCAACAACCAGTCGAGAAGGTAGCGtcgatcgagaaaagaaacgggagaaggaattgaaaaatgaGATCAATTTGTTAAGAAGAGATCGAGGATCGCGAGAGAAGGAGGATCCCcacgaggagaaaaaaagtgcGGACTCGTCGGATAAAAATACTCGAAACGGATTTTTACATTCGttggaaaagaaattagaaagacTTCGGTCCAATGATGAGCAACAAGAGGAGAAGACAATAATGGAGAAGCCAGTTGCAACGAACAAGGAAGAAATGGGAAAAGAGATATCTCGGGAACGATCCGCACCCCCTATCGATCATCCGTCTTCAAATTCTGACAACACTGCTATGAGAGCGAACAGTGCCGAGGATCTATctcgaaagaaattgaatcagAACTCCTCTAAAAGCAAAGTCTCTTCCGTCCTCGGTTTGTTTAAAACCGGggatacaaataaaatcataaatggaACTCGATCGCAGACTGCAATTTTAACGAAGTTGAAGAAAAGCCCGCCAAAATTGGTAAAATCTGATGTTATTTCCAATGAGGATGCTACCGTTCCTCTCACTACCAGCAAAATACCAACTAAACTCTCAAATACTGATTTCAAGATAAAGAACGGAAATGCGAAAAAGAACGGAGATgcgaaaaaaatggaaaagttgGAAAAGACAGTTTGCTCCACTATGTCTGAATCTTCAAAGAGATTCTCGTTAAAGGAAAGATCGAAACAAGAGAAAACATCGGCCTGCAAAGAAAGAAGTGCATCCCgtgaaaaagaatttggaggagaaaaattgatgaatcAAGAGATGGAAACTGATACGCGCGAGAAATTGAACAATGATGAGAAAGAATCCGTGGAAAAGAAATTGACaagcaaaatgaaaaaaacgaatCGATCTTCGTTGGAGAATGGTTCGTCTATGGAACAGAGCAAATCCGAAGACACGgacaaaaaaacaaagaaattaattaaaaaaacttctgAAACTTCAGAAAGTAATGATTCTAAtggtgtaaagaaaaaaaaaattgttcgtgTGGTGAAAAAAGTCAcaaagaaatcaaataatgatACTAGTGCCGATGCTGATaaaaatttggacgaaaaggaaaaatctggaaaatcacgagtaaagaaaaagattgagTCGAAAATCGGCACTAGTATCACGAAGAATGTCATCGACAAGACGAAAGAAAATAGTGGAATAGAACCAAAGGACAAAAGCGGTGAAAAAATTTCAGCTATTGGAGATCGAACTAATTCTGGAGACGAAACAATGGCGACAGAAACAAAAAGTGATCAATCAAAAGGACAGGAATCTCAGCAACGAGCAAATAGAAGCAATTTAAAGCTCGATCTATCCAAAATACCCCAACACTCATTCAGGAATGTCACACCAAAAAAGGATTCGCCGAAATCAGATGCGCCAAAAAATTCTGTCGATTCTCCCAAATCAAACGAAGATCTTTCTGGCAAACTGATGGAATGTCTTTCAAAAGTGACGCATCACGCCAACATTACTGGTAATAAGATAATCGTAGATAAACCATTACGCGCGAAAGATGTGGCCGAATTGAAGAAAGAGGTAACTGAATGTGCGAAAATCATCGAGAGCCATGCGGAATCGATGACAGTTAGTAATACGGAATCAGAAAATCCTCCAGAGGGGACACCgattgaagaagaaataaaagagaaagaatcaaAATCGACAGATTATCCGAATGAACTCTTCTCTCCAATGGATGAACCTGAGAGTTTCGATTCGTGGTCGGTCAGCTCGGCAGAAATGAGTCACGCACGGCCCGACTTGCATTCTCCAACCTCGCCTTCGCATTCGCTGTTTACTCGAAACGACAAGTCGGATAATTCAGAGTCGATAATCGACCGAATACGTAGGCGCAGTTTCTATTCACGATTTAACGATAGGCGAAGACCATCATTGACCGCTCCTCCTCCAGGCGTCAATCTGCCAAGCTGTGCCACGCTGCCGAGAAAATTCAGTTTTTCAGGACATCGGGAACAACGAGATCGCAGCAGGTATGGAATAGGATATACAGGATTGGCCACGGTTTCGAAACCCACTCTCAAGCATACGACAGAGAAAAGTTACGGCTTATACACGGAAGATGGCGTTGCGATCGGTCGCAATCGCTCCCTTGATCGAGGTATTCGTTATTCAGATGCTGGCTATGTTACTGATCTTAAATCGCCGACCGAGCACGTGTCcgttctctcctcttcctacGATCCCGTTAGAAGGTATCTCAGATCACCGACTTTCGACCTCTCCACTTCTAGGTCGAGATATCATAGTGCCGATTTCTCTGCGGATGCAGACGTAATCTACAAACCTTCTCTTTCCGGTTTATCAAATGATTCTGGAATTGACAATCATGTTTACATCGGCCTTGGTTATTCCTCCCTTCCGAGAAAATATGGAATCTCAGAACCAAAAACTATCGAATATTACGAGGAACTTCTATCTCCAAGTACGACGGATTATTTGCCGGCTAGAAGATCACCAATATCCAACGAATATTCTAATAAGTGCGAGAACGGATATTACAATGGAAATTTGGACACATTTAGTCGTCAACTTGAACAATCGAAtgttatgaaaagaaaacCTAGTTCAGAGAATGCAAAAACATTAGAGGTTTCAGAAAGTGGCGCTTCGAGTTCTCCCATCTCCTGTGATGAACAGTCAACGGAACAAAAAag aagtAAAAGCGAATGCACGCCCGAAGTGAAATGTCTCCATTCAACATGTACAGAACAAATGACAAGTTGCGCCAACGATCACAGTTAA